The genome window GCGAACCCCTGGGCAAACGCTACTCCACGCTCTGGACGCCGCTGCGCTTCGCCTTCGCCAACGCCATGCTGGCCCCCGTAATCAAGGGGCTCTCGATCTTTCAGATCATCATCCTGTCCTGCGTGGGGTTCAGCGTCAACTTCGCCAACTGGATGTGGGCCGCCGGTCTGGATCATCTCCAGGAGACCGGCGGCCGGGTGTCCACCGAGATCCCCGGAAGCAGGGTCCAGGAGGGCTACACCCTGGCCCAGGGGGTGCTCCAGAGCCTTGTGCTTCAGGAACACAGGATCGTCCGGGAGGGGTATTCCCTGTCCGGGGCCGGCGTGAGCGAGTGGCGATACACCGTGAACGGGAGCGGGACGGCCGCCTATCGCCGGCTGTTCCAGGCCCCGGTGCCGGACGGCCTGTCGACGAACTTCAAGGACGGCGACTACGGCTCCGTGCTGGTGGTCTGCGACGCCGGGAGCGGGGAAGGGGAGGGCGGCTCCATGGCGGCCATGAGCAGGGACGCCTGCACGGCCATGCGCAACGCCGTGGACGGGCTCATTTCCGACCTTCAGCCTCTTGCCCGGGCCGTGGTGAACCCGGACATGAATCCGAATCCGCAATGGTTTCTGACGTCCATCAGCAACTACAACACGCGCTACGCCGGCGCCATGCAGAGCCACGTGCTGAGCCGGATGTCGGCGGCCCAGAGCGAGGAACTGAACGCTTTCGTGACCATGGCCAAGAGCCAGGGGTGGGTCACCGCCGGCAACTACTACTGGACCATCGCCAGGATCAACGAGAAGGCCGGGAATCTGCTGACCATGCAGGCGTCCCATGTCTCGGGAAGCACCCAGGAGATCATGGACGTCTCGCTTGAAATCGGCGGGTCCATGAGGCGCATGCGGAAACTGCTGGACGACGCGGTCGGGCCAGGCGGGGACCTGGACCGCATGGAGAACCTGGCGGCCCTGCAGGGGGCCAACAGCGACAGCCTCAGCGACAAGATCAAGGGCTACATCTCCGAGCCCATGCGCTGGGCGACCAAGAAGATGGTCGACAGTCTTTCCGGGAACGGGGATCCGCTGGTCGCGATGTCCAGCTATGGGCACGCGCTCATCAGCATCGGCGAAGGGGCTGTCGCCGGCGCCGTGGCCGCCGCGGGTTTCAGCGCCGCGATGGAGGGGGCTGAGCAGGCGCTGGACAAGATTCCCGTCGCCGGGCGGGTCGGCAAGTTTTTCGCCGGTGCGGGCAAGGCTCTTTCGGGCATGGTCGGCTGGGCCCTGCTGGCCCTGTCCCTGCCGATCCTCACGCTGGGATTCCTCTGGGCCTATTATCTTCCGGCGTTGCCGTTCATCCTGTTCCTCTCGGGCTTCTGCGGCTGGATCATCCTGGTGGTGGAGGCGCTGGTGGCCGCGCCGCTCTGGATCGCGGCGCACGCCATGCCCGAAGGCGAGGGCATGGCCGGCGAGCGCGGGAAACAGGGTTACATGCTCATGTTCAACATCCTCATGCGCCCGCCGCTCATGGTGGCGGGCGTCTGGGCCGCGCTGTTTCTCGTGGACGGCATCGCCCCCTGGCTCGGAAAGGCCATGAAGGTCTTCATGTACTCCGTGACCGGAGGGACCACCTACGGGCTCTTCTCGATGTTCGCCATGATGACGATCTTCACGATTTTGCTCTACATCCTGTCCCACAAGCTGTTCGGGCTCATCACGCATCTGCCGAAGTCCATCATCGCCTGGATCGGCGGTGGCGCGGTCGAACTGGGCGAGCGTGATGACGAGGGCCGTGCGCGGGGCATCTTCGCCGCGGTTGGGCACACCACGCAGAGCGCGGGGAATCGCGGCGCTCTCGGGGCGACGCGGGCCACATCCGGCGACAAAAAGGAAACAGCTGAAGCTCACCAGGAGAACGGGGCGTTGAAGCACGTTCGGGATGAAGATCTGGTGCAAGACGGGGGAGGAGGGGGAGGAAAAGAAGTGGAAAGTAAGAAGTATAATTAGTAGGTCATCCCCAAGGAAATAAAAAAGCCACCAAAGGGTGGCTTTTTTATTTCCTTGGGGATGCTTCTAGTCGAGAGGTATGCCTTGCTTTTCGGACTCGCGCTTGAGTTGCTCTTTGTAGCGAGCCATGACCTCATCCTGGGGTTTCCCCAGCATCTCCGCGTATTCATCGAGAACATCTCCCAGGGCATTTTTCCCCATAATAGCTCGGTTCCGCTCGTGCTTCACGCGGTCCAGCTCTGCCTTGAGCTTACGGATGTGATCCCTGTAGATGGCCTCGATCCTGTCAACGCTTTCGACGGAAATTGAGGGCTCGCGGCGGTACAGCCCGTTGACGATCGCCTCGTCGAGGAGGAAGTCAGGCTTGGGAACCCATTCAATGCCGTCCGGGTGACCGCAAAAAGGATCATTGCCCATGGTATATCTCCTTTCCCGTATACCTTATAGCCGAGTTGATTGCCGGCGTCAACAAAAGGGTCCGTTGGCCCAAAAGGGGGCGATACGTGCCATGACTCCCATCATTCTCCTAACTGGCTAAGATAAAAATTGATTTTTCGCGCCATAAGTTTTCCGTGCGTCCCATTTTATATCGTTGGGCATGGAAGAAACGATGAGGGAATTATGGCCGAATCGGGTTGACTGGAAATCGTCCAACTCACGATCTCTGCTTGAAGTTTTAGCCTGACTCGCGCTACACACCCCTTATAATTTTCTCTGATAGGAGTCGAATGCCTTGGCGGATTCAGGGGGTCCACTCACGCCCGAGCAGCAGGCCCGGAAGAAGATAGACGCGCTGCTCGTCGCGGCCGGGTGGCTCCTCCAGAACAAGGACGGCTTCAACCGCAACGCCGGGCCTGGCGTGGCGGTGCGCGAATTCGCGTTGCCCAACGGCCCCTGCGACTACCTGCTCTTTGTCGGCGGCAAGGCCGCCGGAGTCATCGAGGCCAAGAAGGCCGGTACGACCTTGAGCGCCGTGGCCGAGCAGTCTGACCGCTACATGGCCAAGCTGCCTGAGCATCTCGCCCGCTGGGCCGACACGCTGCTCTTCGATTACGAGTCCAACGGCGAGGAAGTGTTTTTCAAGGACATGCGCGATCCCAAGCCGCGTTCGCGCCGGGTGTTCGCCTTCCACCGCCCCGAGACGCTGCTCGAATGGGCCAAGGCCCCCGAGTCCCTGCGCGCCCGCCTGACGACTCTGCCCACGCTCGACACCACCGGCCTGCGCGACTGCCAGGTCGAGGCCGTGCAGGGCCTGGAGCGCTCCCTGGCGCGCGGCGACCAGCGCAGCCTCATTCAGATGGCCACCGGCGCGGGCAAGACCTTCACCGCCTGCACCTTCAGCTATCGCCTCATCAAGCACGCCGGGGCCCGGCGCATCCTTTTCCTGGTGGACCGCAACAACCTGGGCGACCAGACCCTGCGCGAATACCAGCAGTACCATCCGCCCGGCACGGCCAACCGCTTCGCCGACACCTACAACGTGCAGCACCTGCGCGGCAGCCGCATCGACCGGGACGCCAAGGTGGTCATCACCACCATCCAGCGCCTTTATTCCATGCTCAAGGGCGAGGAACTGGACCCCGAGGCGGAAGAAGTCTCGGCCTTCGAGACCTGGGCCGGAGGAGAGGGCGAAATCCCGCCCGTCGGCTACAACCCGGACATCCCCATCGAGACCTTCGACATCATCGTCACCGACGAGTGCCACCGCTCCATCTACGGCCTGTGGCGGCAGGTGCTGGAGTACTTCGACGCCCACATCATCGGGCTCACGGCCACGCCCTCGAAGCACACCCTGGGCTTCTTCAATCGGAACCTTGTGGCGGAATACCCCTACGAACGCTCCGTGGTGGACGGGGTCAACGTGGGCTACGAGGTCTTCCGCATCCGCACGCAGATCACGGAAGATGGCGGCAGAGTCCCTTCCGAGTACGCCGTGCCCGTGCGGGACAAGCGCACCCGCCGTATCCGCTACAAGGAGCTGGACGAGGACCTGGAATATCAGGCCCAGGACCTGGACCGCTCCGTCACCGTGCCCAACCAGATCCGCACGGTCCTCCAATGCTTCAGGGACAACCTCTTCACCGAGCTGTTCCCGGAGCGCAGCGGGGAATGGGTGCCCAAGACCCTCATCTTCGCCAAGGACGACAACCACGCCGAGGAAATCGTGCACATCGCGCGCGAGGTGTTCGGCGAGGGCAACGAGTTCTGCAAGAAGATCACCTACCGCAACACCAGCGAAGACCCCAAGGCGCTCATCAAGGGCTTCCGCGTGGACCCCATGCCGCGCATCGCCGTCACCGTGGACATGATCGCCACGGGCACGGACATCAAGCCCGTCGAAATCCTGCTCTTCATGCGCGACGTGAAGTCCGCCGGATACTTCGAGCAGATGAAGGGTCGGGGAGTGCGCTCCATCAACGAGGCTGACTTGCGCCAGGTGACGCCCGACGCCCACACCAAGACCCGTTTCATCCTGGTGGACGCCGTGGGCGTCACCGAGACCATCAAGACCGTGTCCCAGCCTCTGGAGCGCAAACGAACCCTTTCCTTCCAGGCCCTTTTAGAGCAGATTGCCGCTGGCCGCCGGGACGACGACGCCCTTTCGAGCCTTGCCGGCCGGCTGGCCGCCCTGGAGGCCAAGCTGGAGCCCGAGGACCGCGAGCGGGTGGCCCAGGCCACCGGCGGGACGGACCTGCACGGCCTGGCCGCCGGTCTGCTTGCGGCCATTGACCCCGACGAGGTGGAACAGGCCGCCATTGTGGCGACGGGCCAGCCCATGGAATCGCTCACCGAGGCGCAGCTTGCCGCTGCGGCGGAAGAGCTCAAGGACGCGGCCTGCGCGCCCTTTGACGACCCCAAGGTGCGCCAGCTCCTGCTGGACCTGAAGGCCAAGACGGACATCGTCATCGATGCCATCTCCACGGACGAGGTGACCGGCGCGGGCTACGACCTCAAGCGGTCGGAAGCGCACATAACCAGCTTCAAGGAATTCATGGAAGCCCACAAGGACGAGTTGACCGCCCTGCAAATCCTCTACAGCCAGCCCTATGGTAAGCGGCGCCTCACCTACGACGCGGTGAAGGAGCTGACACACAGGCTGGCGGACCCGCCCCAGCGCCTGACCACGGCCACCGTGTGGCAGGCCTACAAGCGCCTGCAGGCGAGCAAGGTGCGCGGTGCGCCTGCCGACCAGCTGCTTACGGACATCATTTCGCTCGTGCGTTTCGCCCTGGGCCACGACAAGATGTTGGAGCCCTTCAGCGCCAAGGTGGAGCAGCGCTTCAACCTGTGGGTGGGCAGGCAGAAGAAAGCCGGGCGGGAGTTCACCGAGGAACAGATGGACTGGCTCCGGCTCATCCGCGACCACCTGGCGGCCAACGTGGAGATCGCTCCGCGCGATTTCATGCAGTTCCCGTGCTTCAGCGACCGGGGAGGCCTCATCGCCGCCCGTACGCTCTTTGGTCAGGACCTTGACACGCTGCTTGCGGACCTGAATGAGGCCCTGGTGGCGTAGATGTCCGAGAAGCCAATTATTTCCATCGATCAGGACAGCCTTCCAGCGTCCTGGGTCAAGGCGCAGTTCTCTGCGGTATGTTCCTATATCCAGCGAGGGAAATCTCCTCAATATGACGACAACACTCGATTCCCGATCCTTAATCAGAAGTGCATTAGATGGGATACCCTACAATACGAGCATCTTAAATTTATCGCCGAGTCTCAGTGGAATTCACTGGATAGCCTCCGTTTTGTTCAAGATGGCGATATCCTCTGGAATTCAACGGGTACAGGTACTATCGGCAGAGCCTGCCATTATTGGGGACAGCACCAATTCCCCCGGGTTGTGGTCGATAGCCATGTCACGATTGTCCGAGCCTCAGCTCACATAAGCTCTCGATATCTCTATTACTACATCAGATCTCCGTTTGTGCAGCAAAAGATTGCTGACCTGCAAACAGGGTCGACGAATCAGGTCGAACTCGGAAAGCAGGCAATCTGCGATTCAGAAGTTCCCTTGCCGCCCTCCGCCGAGCAGGCCCGCATTGTCTCCCGCGTTGAGGAACTCTTTTCCGATCTGGACAAGGGCGAGGAGAGCCTGCGACGGGCCCAGGCGCAGCTCAAGCGCTACCGGCAATCCGTGCTTAAGGCTGCGGTGACGGGCGAGCTGACCCGCGCCTGGCGCGAGCAGAACGCGGACAAGCTGGAGAGCGGCGAGGCGCTGCTCAAGCGCATCCTTAAGGCCCGACGTGAGGCTTGGGAACAGGCTGAGTTGGAAAAGCTGCGCGCTAAGGGCAAGCGCCCCAAGGACAACGCCTGGAAGGCCCGCTACGTGGAGCCGCAGGGGCCGGACACCGAGGGACTGCCCGAGCTGCCACAGGGGTGGGCGTGGGCGAATGTTGAGCAGGTCAGTTCCATGATCCAGTATGGCTCATCGGCCAAGACCGGCGACGATCCTACTGGAATTCCAGTACTTCGCATGGGCAACATCCGCCAAGACGGTGGACTCCTGCTTGATGATCTCAAATATTTGCCGAGGTCTCATGACGAATTCCCTGCTCTGCTGCTGGAAGTTGGAGACCTGCTCTTTAACCGGACCAATAGCGCAGAACTCGTTGGCAAGACAGGATACTATGAAGGAAGGCCGTCGCCCTGTTCTTTCGCGTCATACTTGATACGGGTGCGCTCCGTGAGGGGCGTCAACTCCAAGTTCCTGTCGTACTGCCTCAACAGCGCCTTCGGACGGGCCTGGGTCAAAGAAGTCGTCAACCAGACCGTCGGACAGGCTAACGTCAATGGAACAAAACTCGCGGCCTTTACCTTCCCGCTTCCCCCGGAGCTGGAACAGAATAGAGTTGTCGAGCAGGTTGAAGAGCTGGCCGTCCTCATGGGAAGCCTTGAAAGAGACTTAGATCTGGCGGCTAAAAAATTGAAAGCCCTCCGCCAATCCATCCTCAAGGCCGCCTTCTCTGGCAAGTTGGTGCCCCAGGAGCCGAAAGACGAGCCCGCATCCGAGCTGTTGCAGCGCATCGCCGCCGAGCGCGCTGCGCAGGGTGCGCGTCCGGCCAGGAACGCCGCGCCCCGTGCACCCCGCAAAGCGCGCGCAGCCGCCCAGCCGTCCGCTCCAGCCCCTGCCGCGCCGTCTGTCGCAGTGTCGGGCCTTGCCGCCGCACGCAAGGTCGCCGGGCTTTCCCAGGCCCAGCTCGCCGCTGCCATAGGCATCAATCAGGCCTATGTGTCCCAGATGGAGACCGGCAAGCGCGCCATGACCGCGGACCAGGCCGCAGCCATCGCCAAAGCCCTTGGCGTCGAACCATCCGTCCTCACCCAAGAGTAACCGGGAGGCATGCATGCTCACCAAGGAACAGCAAGGCCGCGCCGTGCAGCTCATGCAGGAATACCTCGCCGCAAAGAATCCGGGCGGCAAGAAGTGCTGGAAAGAGAACATCGTCTTTGACGCCGAGCGGCGTGAAGTCATCAAGACCAAGCTGATGCCGCTCCTCGCGGGTTTCCTGGCCGGGAAGACGCCGCTGAACGAATTCAAGTCCGGGGTGGACAGCACCAACAAGGCGCACAACTGCTGGGGCTTCCGGGGATTCAAGGGACAGATGTTCTTCAATATTCTGACTAATGTGGGCCAAGACCCCATTGACGGTGTCGGCGATGACCGCTTCAATTCGGCCCTGAAAACGGCCTTGGCCATGCCGGCCAACGAGGCTGCCGCCAAGAAACAGATCAACGATTTTGCCGAGTTCGTTCGTCAGATGAATGAGCAGCATGTCGCCGCCGGAAACAAGAAGACAAGCTGTCCGCAGATCGGGAGCATCCCCTTCTTTCTCTCCTACTTCTGGCAGATACAAGGCCCCGATGTCTGGCCGGTGTACTACACCAGCAGCGTCAATGCCCTGATCGATTCGAATCTGTGGACCCCCAGCGAGGACGCGGGTGGGGCTTACCTCGGCTTCAAGCACATCCACGAGGAACTGGCCCGGCTCTTTACCAAGGCAGGCAAGCAGCCCTTCGGTCTGTACGAGGTCGAGCACGTGTTCTGGTTCAAGAGCGCGGCCGGCGGAGTCGTGGAGACGCCGTCTCAACCCAGAGACAGCGCCCAACGGCAAGGCGGCAAGGAGGACGACGTTACCGAGTTGTTGCCGGACAGCTTTGTGCCACCCATCATCGCCATTCTGCCTCGCGTGGCCTTGAATGAGCCGGGTATGGCAACGGCCGCCAAGAACTCCGGCACCAGCCTGGAGCGCGCTTTCGAGAAGAGCATCAACGCGGCCTTCACCATTCTTGGCTACGCGGCCGAGCTGCTTGGCCAGGGAAAGGGGCGGGTGCCCGACGGCACCGCCGTGGATTACGGCAACCGGTACGCGATCATCTGGGACGCCAAGGTGCGCGCTGACGGGTACAGCATCGGGACGGATGACAGGACCATCAGGGAGTATATCAAGACCCAGGTTCAGAAGTTGAAGGCGAAATCCTTGGACAACGTATACTACGCTGTGATTTCAAGCTCGTTCAAGGAAGACTATGACGACATCATCAGCTCCCTGAAGATGGAGACCCCGATAAGCGAGATTTGCCTTGTCCAAGCCGATGCGCTTGTCGCGATGGTGGACCTGAAGCTTCGAGACTCACAACTGGTCGAGCTTGGGCCGACCGGTCTTCAGCGTCTGTTCTGCAATAGCGGCGTCCTGACGGGCAAGTTGGTCCGCGAGAAGCTCGCATAAAGGAAACCGTTCATGAGCAATGACCATTCCGCACTTGTCGCCAAGGTCTGGAACTACGCCCACGTCCTGCGGGACCAGGGCATCTCCTACGGCGACTATGTGGAGCAGATCACCTACCTGCTCTTTCTCAAGATGGACCAGGAGCGGAAGGATCTGCTCAATGAAGGGTCCGCCGTCCCAGAGGAATGGCGCTGGGAGAAGCTCGCCGGCAAGGACGGCGACGAGCTGGAGGCCCACTACCGGCGGACCTTGACGGCCCTGGGCAAAGAAAAGGGCATCATCGGCACCATCTTCCGCAAGGCGCAGAACAAACTCGCCGACCCTGCCAAGCTCAAACGCGTGGTGTCCCTCATCAACGACGAGACCTGGCTCGGCATCGACGTGGACATCAAGGGCTCCATCTACGAGGGCCTGCTGGAGCGCAACGCGGGCGAGGTGAAGTCCGGGGCAGGGCAGTACTTCACGCCGCGGCCGCTCATCCAGGCCATGGTGGAGGTCATGCAGCCGAAAATCGGCCAGACCATCTGCGACCCCGCCTGCGGCACCGGCGGCTTTCTCCTGGCGGCATACGAGCACATGAAGGGGCAATCCCGAGACCGGGACAAGCAGCGCCTTTTGCGCGAGGGTACCTTTACCGGCGTGGACATCGTGGACGAGGTGGTGCGGCTGTGCGCCATGAATCTGTACCTACATGGCATCGGCAACGGCGAGAGTCCGGTTCACCAGGGAGATGCCTTGGCCGCGAAGCCTTCGACATCCTTTGACATGGTGCTGACCAACCCGCCTTTCGGCAAGAAGTCCAGCTACAAGGTGGTGGGCGAGGACGGAAGCATCGCCACGGAGCGGGAAATCTACGAGCGCGAGGACTTCAAGTACACTACCTCGAACAAGCAGCTCAACTTCCTCCAGCACATCATGAGCATCCTCAAGCAGGACGGAAAGGCGGCGGTGGTCCTGCCCGACAACGTGCTCTTCGAGGCCGGAAACGCGGGCGAAGGGCTGCGGCGGCGCCTCCTGGACGCCTGCGATTTTCACACCCTGCTGCGCCTGCCCACGGGCATTTTCTACAAGCCCGGCGTCAAGGCCAACGTGCTGTTCTTCGACCGCAAGCCTGCGGCGGCCGATCCCTGGACCAAGGAGCTCTGGATTTACGACCTGCGCACCAACAAGCACTTCACCCTGGTCCAGAATCCCATCTCGCGGGCTGACCTGGACGACTTTGTCACGAGCTATTGTCCGGGGAACCGGAGCCAGCGCCAGGAAACGGAGCGCTTCAAGCGTTTCAGCTACGACGAGTTGGTGACCCGCGACAAGCTCAACATGGACATCTTCTGGCTCAAGGACGAGAGCCTGGACGACCTGGACAACCTGCCCGCGCCGGATGTCATCGCGGCGGAGATTGTCGAGAACCTCGCGGCGGCGTTGGAGCAGTTCCGGGCCGTGGCGGGAGAACTCGGCGCTGTTGACTCTGGGGAACGGTCCTGAATGTCTTGACTCAATCCGTTGATCCGATGCGTTTTTCGGAACGGATGGAGACAATAGGCACTAATGAATGTGGCGCGTCCTGTCCACTCTGAATGTCGACTCTGGTCTGGGAGGCCTGAGGAACATCCAGTAGAAAGTAGTTAATCATTAATGAAATCGAATTGGTAAAGATTTTTTGGGAGTCATGGCACGTATGGTGGCAGCTCTATGTCGAGGGTCGAAGCCGATAAATCAAATGATTTAAATGGAATATACTTTTTGGAGAGGCTGGCGCGTGTTGAACTCCCTTGCTTCTTTAGGGAAAAGGTCATGTTTTATACGCGTTATGCATTTAATAAAATAAATTGTTACAATGTGTTATGATCAATTTGGGAGTCATGGCACGTATCCTAGACTTAGCCATCCAGTCTCAGCCTTACGGGTGAGAGCGTCAAGCTTTGACAATCTGATCCAGTGGCACCCAGCCGTCTGGCCCTGGGCAACGTCTTGGAACTGGCCGAAAAATCATTCACTGGGCCGGAGCCTGTCCAAAAGTTGGTCCAGAACGGCGCGGCTGGGGTCTGGCGACGGATCCTAGCCGATCTCTTGGAGCGCAGCTGCCTTGTGCAGGCCCGGAATTCGGAAGGCGTTTGGGGCGGTAAGCGCGACCACGATGTCCGCACATCCAGGCAGGTGATCCAGCACCTCGGGGCTCAGGATTTCCTTGTCTGGCCACCAGGCCTTGCCGGGCTTGCGTGGCCGATCCAGGGAATATGCGCCGCCAATGAAGCAGACCACGCGGCCATCGGGTAGAATCAACGTCGAGTTCCAATCCTACCAGCACATATGTTCTCGGACGGCGTAGGCCTTTGGCTGACCTGACTCACGCAGCTCCCCGGCAGATAATCCAGAACTCCGACCTGGAGGATCAGCTTCGGCCAGCGTTCGCAGATGAGTTCAAACAGTGGTGGTCAGGAAAAATGCAGACCTCCGACCACCAGGATGCCGGCGCAGGGCTTCGGCGCTAAAAATCCAGATCCTCGGGGCGAGGTTTGGGAAAAGGACGGTTCTGCATCTCCTGAAGCCGTCGTTCGGCCTCAAGCAGTTCCGCCTGTTGAGCCGCGATGAGCGCACAGCGCTCGGCGTAGCCCATGCCGTCGATCCGGGCGCAGATTTCCAAGGCCACGTCTTCGCTGTGGATCGGGCCGCCCATGCGATGCTTATATCCGGGTTTCCAGGTGTGGTACGAAGCCAGCAGAATGGCCGGTCCGCCTTTCATCGCCTTGGCCCAAAGCCACGAACCCTGGGTGTAGTAGACGATCAGCTTGCGGCGGAGGAATGGACCGGGCGGGAGAATCCGCTCATCCCACACATCGGCGCTGCCGGGAGGCAGATAGTCTACATGGTGCTTTATGAGTTCCATCGCCTTGCCCCTCTTTCTCCTGTCCAGCATTTGCCGTACCAGCTGCAGCTCGGAGGAGTCCTTCTCCAGCACGTCAGTCAGGGCCTCAAGGTCATCCACGTGCATCTGCTCCAGCCAGGGCCAGGGATCCTCCTTGCGCTGGACGATTCGGCGCAACTCATCGCGATGCGCCTGGACGCATCGATTCCGTGCGTCGGACTCTTTCTCGTTCCGCCGCCGCATGGTCCTGATTTCACGCCGGGCTTCTTCAGGGGTTTGCGGCAGCCAACCCCATGAGCCCAACTCGCCGACTGGAGCAAGACAGACGAACTTGCAATTCCTGCTGCGATAGCTGAGCGGCCGGTGGAAATGGCCGAAGTACCACAAGCTCGGCTTCAGCCTGTCCAGAATTTTATCCAAAATCTCCTCCGAGGGGTCCGGAGTCACGTCCCAGCCGACGCTCAGCCAATCCTCGAGGGTGCGGCCCTGGTTGAGTGCGGCCGCGATGCCCAAACAACGCGGGGCGGTATGCGAGATCACGATGTCCGCGTGCGCGGGCAACTGGTCCAAAATTTCGGAGTCCAGGAGCTCTTCCTCGAACCAGTCCCTGCCTTTTTCGCGCAGGGGGTGATCCACGGACTTGCCGCCGCCCAGGAAGCAGACGACTCGACCATCGGGCAGCGTCAGAGTCGCGCCGCGGGGCATCCAATAGATTTGACCCGCGATCGGGATTGCTTCTCGACGACGACCGAAGGCCTCCCATTGCCTGCGTAAAGTCGGATAATGCTCGTGGTTGCCTTCGGCGAAATAGAGCGGCGGCGCGGTGATCGGCCAAAGCTTCTTGAGACTGTCCAGAGCGGTCGGCCAAACTCCGAAATCTCCGACTTGAAAAACAAGATCCGGATTCTCGCGCAGCAGCAGATCGGAAAGAGCGTGAAATTCCCCGTGGACGTCGCCAACGACAAGAATCATCATAGTTTTTCTCCGCAATCCGGGCAGATCGTCCAAATCCAAGACCTGCGCGCCGGGTCGGGCCGTTCGACCTGGCATACCTTCTCGACCGCGCCGCACATCTCGCAGGTTCTGCGTGAACGCTCGGCGAACTTCTCGATCAGACCTTGGCTATTCGTGCCGCAGACCACCAGCTCCCCGTGCTTGGACTTGATCTGACGGATCTTTGCGGTTGGCGCGTTTCTGGTCAATTCTGCGGCCAGGTCGCGCACTAGTTCAATCCAGCCTGGCCAGACGCAGACGCTGAGGCATCCCACAAAGAGGGCGGGGAAGTCGCGGCGAAGTTCCGGCAGAAGATCCGCCTGCGTTGTGCCTTGGTATCTTTTGGGGGCGCGGCTGCGAGGAGGTGTGTCCTTTGACATGGATGCTGCCTCGTCATTCTAGCTTGATTGGTTCCATTCAAAAAGCTCGCCTGGGCCCAGACCGATCACGCGAATCTTCCCCGACAGCAACGATTCACCGGCTGATTCATGGTGACCGTGCACCACAAGCCGAACTCCCATGTCCCGCGCCAACCCGTCCAGCACCTCAAAACCATGCGAGTGTGTGGTCGGCGCCTCATGGGTCACCAGGACGTCGGCATGCAGTCGCGCCAACGCCTGCACGTCCTCGGGAAAAATCGACGTCCAATGCCGCAGGGCAGGTCCCCGGCGGAACCTGTGCGCGGGCTTGGTGAAGCGGACGAACTCCGCCCGGTCGGTCCATTTGGGTGGATTTGGTGGATACCAGACCTGACTGCGGAACACCCCGCCCAGGCCGGCGACGCCCACCCCGGCCACGGGTCGGACGCGGGCATGGAGGTTCCTATCCGGCATGCTGTCCAGGTTTCGGGTCAGAAACTTCTCCTGGTCCGAGTCGTGGTTGCCCAGGATGTACCAGGTCCGTTCGGCCCACGTGCCCATGATCGCGGCCAGCGGCCGCTCCGGGGTCTGGTCGCCGAGCAGGATGATGGCGTCCGGCCGCGTCGTTTCAGCATGAGCCAAGAGCCGTTGGAACTCGCCGTGTGGGTCTCCGCAGAATAGAATCATGATGAGGATTGACAGGCGCCCGTTTATTAAGTATTTAAATGCAGTGATTGATTCAAATAATTTGAATGAATCATACGATTCACATAATGCTGTTTATTCGAATGACTGTCAAGGGAGCTGGGGA of Desulfovibrio aminophilus contains these proteins:
- a CDS encoding DotA/TraY family protein, which codes for MSMPAIPTADVAANDMSVQILNSLFGEGWHSLAPGGDGGAALSTATNIFYPILEKLNTVAWAGVGILFAYTMAIGIAGTAHSGEPLGKRYSTLWTPLRFAFANAMLAPVIKGLSIFQIIILSCVGFSVNFANWMWAAGLDHLQETGGRVSTEIPGSRVQEGYTLAQGVLQSLVLQEHRIVREGYSLSGAGVSEWRYTVNGSGTAAYRRLFQAPVPDGLSTNFKDGDYGSVLVVCDAGSGEGEGGSMAAMSRDACTAMRNAVDGLISDLQPLARAVVNPDMNPNPQWFLTSISNYNTRYAGAMQSHVLSRMSAAQSEELNAFVTMAKSQGWVTAGNYYWTIARINEKAGNLLTMQASHVSGSTQEIMDVSLEIGGSMRRMRKLLDDAVGPGGDLDRMENLAALQGANSDSLSDKIKGYISEPMRWATKKMVDSLSGNGDPLVAMSSYGHALISIGEGAVAGAVAAAGFSAAMEGAEQALDKIPVAGRVGKFFAGAGKALSGMVGWALLALSLPILTLGFLWAYYLPALPFILFLSGFCGWIILVVEALVAAPLWIAAHAMPEGEGMAGERGKQGYMLMFNILMRPPLMVAGVWAALFLVDGIAPWLGKAMKVFMYSVTGGTTYGLFSMFAMMTIFTILLYILSHKLFGLITHLPKSIIAWIGGGAVELGERDDEGRARGIFAAVGHTTQSAGNRGALGATRATSGDKKETAEAHQENGALKHVRDEDLVQDGGGGGGKEVESKKYN
- a CDS encoding type I restriction-modification enzyme R subunit C-terminal domain-containing protein gives rise to the protein MADSGGPLTPEQQARKKIDALLVAAGWLLQNKDGFNRNAGPGVAVREFALPNGPCDYLLFVGGKAAGVIEAKKAGTTLSAVAEQSDRYMAKLPEHLARWADTLLFDYESNGEEVFFKDMRDPKPRSRRVFAFHRPETLLEWAKAPESLRARLTTLPTLDTTGLRDCQVEAVQGLERSLARGDQRSLIQMATGAGKTFTACTFSYRLIKHAGARRILFLVDRNNLGDQTLREYQQYHPPGTANRFADTYNVQHLRGSRIDRDAKVVITTIQRLYSMLKGEELDPEAEEVSAFETWAGGEGEIPPVGYNPDIPIETFDIIVTDECHRSIYGLWRQVLEYFDAHIIGLTATPSKHTLGFFNRNLVAEYPYERSVVDGVNVGYEVFRIRTQITEDGGRVPSEYAVPVRDKRTRRIRYKELDEDLEYQAQDLDRSVTVPNQIRTVLQCFRDNLFTELFPERSGEWVPKTLIFAKDDNHAEEIVHIAREVFGEGNEFCKKITYRNTSEDPKALIKGFRVDPMPRIAVTVDMIATGTDIKPVEILLFMRDVKSAGYFEQMKGRGVRSINEADLRQVTPDAHTKTRFILVDAVGVTETIKTVSQPLERKRTLSFQALLEQIAAGRRDDDALSSLAGRLAALEAKLEPEDRERVAQATGGTDLHGLAAGLLAAIDPDEVEQAAIVATGQPMESLTEAQLAAAAEELKDAACAPFDDPKVRQLLLDLKAKTDIVIDAISTDEVTGAGYDLKRSEAHITSFKEFMEAHKDELTALQILYSQPYGKRRLTYDAVKELTHRLADPPQRLTTATVWQAYKRLQASKVRGAPADQLLTDIISLVRFALGHDKMLEPFSAKVEQRFNLWVGRQKKAGREFTEEQMDWLRLIRDHLAANVEIAPRDFMQFPCFSDRGGLIAARTLFGQDLDTLLADLNEALVA